A DNA window from Ornithinimicrobium humiphilum contains the following coding sequences:
- a CDS encoding Rieske (2Fe-2S) protein: MPDLSTVPADQGPGAARTCCASRRQVLRAAGATALVPAGVTALAGCGPDGGGSEPTVADDGTVTVPAADTPVGGATYYADPGLVVTQPTEGEFHAYDATCPHQGCAASLFEDGRVVCPCHGSAFDPATGDVVDGPAETGLTARTVTLDGGDLQIRG, translated from the coding sequence ATGCCAGACCTGTCGACCGTCCCGGCGGACCAGGGGCCGGGCGCCGCGCGCACCTGCTGCGCCTCGCGGCGCCAGGTGCTGCGGGCCGCGGGTGCCACGGCGCTCGTCCCCGCCGGCGTCACCGCGCTCGCGGGCTGCGGGCCGGACGGCGGGGGGTCGGAGCCCACGGTCGCCGACGACGGCACCGTGACGGTGCCGGCCGCCGACACGCCCGTGGGCGGGGCGACCTACTACGCCGACCCCGGGCTCGTGGTGACCCAGCCGACGGAGGGCGAGTTCCACGCCTACGACGCGACCTGCCCGCACCAGGGCTGCGCCGCCTCGCTCTTCGAGGACGGCCGGGTGGTGTGCCCGTGCCACGGCAGCGCCTTCGACCCGGCCACCGGCGACGTCGTCGACGGGCCGGCCGAGACCGGGCTGACGGCGCGCACGGTCACCCTCGACGGCGGCGACCTGCAGATCCGTGGCTGA
- a CDS encoding MBL fold metallo-hydrolase: MSDPGDDDRGHVTPGSAPWRLDLAGATVHKLSVSEMDNNVYLLTCTATGERLLVDAADDADRILDLLRSTSADGSTTLGQLVTTHQHWDHHRALPEVVAATGATTLAGADDADALPVPADRRLEDGDTVRVGDLVLDVVGLRGHTPGSVALALTAGGDVPRTVLFTGDSLFPGGPGRTRAPEDFTSLMDDLEARVFGVYDDTALVLPGHGDNTVLGRERPQLGSWRARGW; encoded by the coding sequence ATGAGCGATCCTGGCGACGACGACCGCGGCCACGTCACCCCCGGGAGCGCGCCCTGGCGGCTGGACCTGGCCGGTGCGACGGTGCACAAGCTCAGCGTGTCCGAGATGGACAACAACGTCTACCTGCTGACCTGCACGGCCACCGGCGAGCGGCTGCTCGTCGACGCCGCCGACGACGCGGACCGGATCCTCGACCTGCTCCGCAGCACCTCGGCGGACGGCAGCACGACGCTGGGCCAGCTGGTGACGACCCACCAGCACTGGGACCACCACCGGGCCCTGCCCGAGGTGGTGGCCGCCACCGGAGCGACCACCCTCGCGGGCGCGGACGACGCCGACGCCCTCCCGGTGCCCGCGGACCGGCGGCTCGAGGACGGCGACACCGTGCGCGTGGGGGACCTCGTCCTCGACGTCGTCGGTCTGCGCGGGCACACGCCCGGATCGGTCGCCCTCGCGCTGACGGCCGGCGGCGACGTGCCCCGCACGGTGCTCTTCACGGGTGACAGCCTCTTCCCGGGCGGCCCGGGCAGGACGCGGGCGCCCGAGGACTTCACCTCGCTCATGGACGACCTCGAGGCGCGCGTCTTCGGCGTCTACGACGACACCGCGCTCGTCCTGCCCGGCCATGGCGACAACACCGTGCTGGGTCGCGAGCGGCCGCAGCTGGGCAGCTGGCGGGCCCGCGGCTGGTGA
- a CDS encoding FAD-dependent monooxygenase yields MAGRAVVTAGGTLEPLPPDERVLVVGAGPVGQTAALLLARYGIPVTVLEARQRREPVGSRLICQQRDVLDVWSWCGATTIVREGLTWRRARTFYRDRDLFALDLPDPGDSPLPPFVNISQARTEEVLDALLEAEPLVDVRWGHEVQVITQDADGVTLGVRTAHGEEQVPGGGSTPASPTWTTWRGSSRPCSVGGLPRRCSTATRPSGSRRPARTSR; encoded by the coding sequence GTGGCCGGTAGGGCGGTCGTCACGGCGGGCGGGACCCTGGAGCCCCTCCCGCCGGACGAGCGCGTCCTCGTGGTCGGTGCCGGCCCCGTCGGGCAGACCGCCGCCCTGCTGCTGGCGCGCTACGGCATACCGGTGACCGTGCTGGAGGCCCGGCAGCGGCGCGAGCCGGTGGGCAGCCGGTTGATCTGCCAGCAGCGCGACGTGCTCGACGTGTGGTCGTGGTGCGGCGCCACGACGATCGTGCGCGAGGGCCTGACCTGGCGGCGCGCCCGGACCTTCTACCGCGACCGCGACCTCTTCGCCCTCGACCTGCCGGACCCGGGCGACAGCCCGCTCCCCCCGTTCGTCAACATCTCCCAGGCCCGCACCGAGGAGGTGCTGGACGCGCTCCTCGAGGCGGAGCCGCTCGTCGACGTCCGCTGGGGGCACGAGGTGCAGGTCATCACGCAGGACGCCGACGGCGTCACGCTCGGTGTCCGCACCGCGCACGGCGAGGAGCAGGTCCCGGGCGGGGGCTCAACGCCGGCGTCGCCGACGTGGACAACCTGGCGTGGAAGCTCGCGGCCGTGCTCCGTGGGTGGGCTCCCCCGTCGCTGCTCGACAGCTACGAGGCCGAGCGGGTCGCGGCGGCCCGCGAGAACCTCGAGGTGA
- a CDS encoding glutamate synthase subunit beta gives MADPKGFLTYRERENRPSRPVPVRIQDWKEVHGEQETKVLQRQASRCMDCGIPFCHTGCPLGNLIPEWNDHTRRANFADAIERLHATNNFPEFTGRLCPAPCETACVLGINQPPVTIKQIEVSIIDRAFSNGRVTPQEPEWLSGRTVAVVGSGPAGLAAAQQLGRAGHTVVVYERSDAVGGLLRYGIPEFKMEKSVLDRRLVQLRGEGIRFVTGVTIGGDGPDDLSLDELRERFDAVVLATGSTVPRMLDVPGADLDGVHAAMNYLVPANREALGAARGIDAEGKDVVIIGGGDTGADCLGTAHRHGARSVLQLEILPTPPTERPADQPWPTYPMLYKVSEAHEEGGDRAFGVSTVEILGTDGRVSGVRMADARLSGGRVEIVPGTERDIPAQLVLLAMGFVGPDESAAPAELLPRTPRNTYERDAQFATPLEGVFAAGDCGRGQSLIVWAIAEGRAAAAAVDRYLTGSTTLPAPIRSTDRPLTV, from the coding sequence ATGGCTGACCCCAAAGGCTTCCTGACCTACCGGGAGCGGGAGAACCGCCCCAGCCGCCCGGTGCCGGTCCGCATCCAGGACTGGAAGGAGGTGCACGGCGAGCAGGAGACCAAGGTCCTGCAGCGCCAGGCGAGCCGCTGCATGGACTGCGGCATCCCCTTCTGCCACACCGGCTGCCCGCTGGGCAACCTCATCCCGGAGTGGAACGACCACACCCGTCGGGCCAACTTCGCCGACGCGATCGAGCGGCTGCACGCGACCAACAACTTCCCGGAGTTCACCGGGCGGCTGTGCCCCGCGCCGTGCGAGACGGCCTGCGTGCTGGGGATCAACCAGCCGCCGGTGACGATCAAGCAGATCGAGGTCTCGATCATCGACCGGGCCTTCTCCAACGGCCGCGTCACGCCGCAAGAGCCCGAGTGGCTGAGCGGCCGCACCGTCGCCGTCGTGGGCTCCGGTCCCGCCGGCCTGGCCGCCGCCCAGCAGCTCGGCCGCGCCGGGCACACGGTCGTGGTCTACGAGCGTTCGGACGCCGTCGGCGGCCTGCTCCGCTACGGCATCCCCGAGTTCAAGATGGAGAAGTCGGTCCTCGACCGGCGCCTCGTCCAGCTGCGCGGCGAGGGCATCCGCTTCGTCACCGGCGTGACGATCGGCGGCGACGGGCCCGACGACCTGTCGCTGGACGAGTTGCGGGAGCGTTTCGACGCCGTCGTCCTGGCCACCGGGTCGACCGTCCCGCGGATGCTCGACGTGCCCGGCGCCGACCTCGACGGCGTGCACGCGGCGATGAACTACCTGGTCCCCGCCAACCGCGAGGCGCTCGGCGCGGCGCGGGGCATCGACGCCGAGGGCAAGGACGTCGTCATCATCGGCGGCGGCGACACCGGGGCCGACTGCCTCGGCACCGCCCACCGGCACGGTGCGAGGAGCGTCCTGCAGCTGGAGATCCTCCCCACGCCCCCGACCGAGCGTCCGGCCGACCAGCCCTGGCCGACCTACCCGATGCTCTACAAGGTCTCCGAGGCGCACGAGGAGGGCGGCGACCGAGCCTTCGGCGTCTCGACCGTCGAGATCCTCGGCACCGACGGCCGCGTGAGCGGCGTCCGGATGGCCGACGCCCGGCTCAGCGGCGGTCGCGTCGAGATCGTGCCCGGCACCGAGCGCGACATCCCGGCGCAGCTCGTGCTGCTGGCCATGGGCTTCGTCGGGCCGGACGAATCGGCCGCCCCCGCCGAGCTGCTCCCCCGCACCCCCCGCAACACCTACGAGCGCGACGCGCAGTTCGCGACCCCGCTCGAGGGCGTCTTCGCGGCGGGCGACTGCGGACGCGGTCAGTCGCTCATCGTGTGGGCGATCGCCGAGGGCCGGGCGGCCGCGGCCGCGGTGGACCGCTACCTCACCGGGAGCACGACCCTGCCGGCCCCGATCCGCTCGACGGACCGTCCGTTGACCGTCTGA
- the uvrA gene encoding excinuclease ABC subunit UvrA — translation MNPVPSPSVHPTAPVRPRHDRIEVRGAREHNLKNVSVDIPRDSLVVFTGLSGSGKSSLAFDTIFAEGQRRYVESLSAYARMFLGQLDKPDVDFIEGLSPAVSIDQKSTNRNPRSTVGTITEVYDYLRLLYARVGRPHCPVCGEPVERQTAQQIVDRLLELPEGVRFQLLAPVVRGRKGEFVDLFSELQASGFARARVDGEVVQLATPPTLEKQRKHTIEVVVDRLVSKRGADGTPDSSHLRRLTDSVETAMRLADGIVLAEFVDVPADGADAGSRPAPLDAEGRPLPRERRFSERMACPNEHPLGIDELEPRSFSFNSPFGACAECTGIGSELEVDPELVIRSEDTSILEGALIPWSTTSGLNEYHQRVLGGLAEDLKFRLDVPWRQLPARAKDAILHGYKHKVHVSYRNRFGRERSYSTGFEGVIPYVKRKHAETESDSSRERYEGFMRSVPCPACKGARLKPEILAVLVGGKSIAEVCEMPIDRCAEFLASVDYTPRELAIAGQVNREIAARLGFLLDVGLDYLSLARPAGTLSGGEAQRIRLATQIGSGLVGVLYVLDEPSIGLHQRDNHRLIETLTRLRDLGNTLIVVEHDEDTIAVADWVVDIGPGAGEHGGHVVHSGSVEELRTHPDSLTGQYISGRRSIPVPARRRPQDGRVVTVRGARENNLRNIDVSFPLGNLVAVTGVSGSGKSTLVNDILYHVMANQLNGARHVPGRHRRVEGLEELDKVVHVDQSPIGRTPRSNPATYTGVFDHVRKLFAETTEAKVRGYLPGRFSFNVKGGRCEACSGDGTLKIEMNFLPDVYVPCEVCHGRRYNRETLEVHFKGKTIADVLDMPIEEAAEFFAAVPVISRHLTTLVQVGLGYVRLGQPATTLSGGEAQRVKLASELQKRSSGRTIYVLDEPTTGLHFEDINRLLGVLQGLVDKGNTVIVIEHNLDVIKSADWIVDMGPEGGNGGGTVVVEGTPETVAAHPTSHTGAFLAPLLEAGSGPVRQNRRRTSA, via the coding sequence ATGAACCCCGTGCCGTCTCCCTCCGTCCACCCGACCGCGCCCGTCCGCCCGCGCCACGACCGGATCGAGGTGCGCGGCGCTCGCGAGCACAACCTCAAGAACGTCTCCGTCGACATCCCGCGCGACTCCCTCGTCGTCTTCACCGGGCTGTCCGGCTCCGGCAAGTCCAGCCTCGCGTTCGACACCATCTTCGCCGAGGGGCAGCGCCGCTACGTCGAGTCGCTGTCGGCCTACGCCCGGATGTTCCTCGGCCAGCTCGACAAGCCCGACGTCGACTTCATCGAGGGCCTCTCGCCCGCGGTCTCCATCGACCAGAAGTCGACCAACCGCAACCCGCGGTCGACCGTCGGCACCATCACCGAGGTCTACGACTACCTGCGACTGCTCTACGCCCGTGTCGGGCGCCCGCACTGCCCGGTCTGCGGCGAGCCGGTCGAGCGCCAGACCGCCCAGCAGATCGTCGACCGCCTCCTCGAGCTGCCCGAGGGCGTCCGCTTCCAGCTGCTCGCCCCCGTCGTGCGCGGCCGCAAGGGCGAGTTCGTCGACCTCTTCTCCGAGCTCCAGGCCTCCGGCTTCGCCCGCGCGCGGGTCGACGGCGAGGTCGTCCAGCTCGCGACGCCGCCCACCCTGGAGAAGCAGCGCAAGCACACCATCGAGGTGGTGGTGGACCGGCTGGTCTCCAAGCGCGGCGCCGACGGCACCCCCGACAGCTCCCACCTGCGCCGGCTCACCGACTCGGTCGAGACCGCGATGCGGTTGGCCGACGGCATCGTGCTCGCCGAGTTCGTCGACGTCCCCGCCGACGGGGCGGACGCCGGCTCGCGCCCCGCGCCGCTCGACGCCGAGGGCCGGCCCCTCCCGCGCGAGCGCCGCTTCTCGGAGCGGATGGCCTGCCCCAACGAGCACCCGCTCGGCATCGACGAGCTCGAGCCGCGCAGCTTCTCCTTCAACAGCCCGTTCGGCGCCTGCGCCGAGTGCACGGGCATCGGCTCCGAGCTCGAGGTCGACCCCGAGCTGGTGATCCGCAGCGAGGACACCTCCATCCTCGAGGGTGCGCTCATCCCGTGGTCGACCACCTCGGGCCTCAACGAGTACCACCAGCGGGTGCTGGGCGGCCTCGCCGAGGACCTGAAGTTCCGCCTCGACGTGCCGTGGCGCCAGCTGCCCGCGCGGGCCAAGGACGCGATCCTGCACGGCTACAAGCACAAGGTGCACGTCAGCTACCGCAACCGCTTCGGCCGCGAGCGCAGCTACTCCACCGGCTTCGAGGGCGTCATCCCCTACGTCAAGCGCAAGCACGCCGAGACCGAGTCCGACAGCAGCCGGGAGCGCTACGAGGGCTTCATGCGCTCGGTCCCGTGCCCGGCGTGCAAGGGTGCCCGGCTCAAGCCGGAGATCCTCGCCGTGCTGGTCGGCGGCAAGAGCATCGCCGAGGTCTGCGAGATGCCGATCGACCGGTGCGCGGAGTTCCTCGCCTCCGTCGACTACACGCCGCGCGAGCTGGCCATCGCCGGGCAGGTCAACCGCGAGATCGCGGCCCGCCTGGGCTTCCTGCTCGACGTGGGCCTCGACTACCTCTCGCTGGCGCGTCCCGCCGGCACCCTGTCGGGCGGCGAGGCGCAGCGCATCCGCCTGGCCACGCAGATCGGCTCCGGCCTGGTCGGCGTCCTCTACGTCCTCGACGAGCCGAGCATCGGGCTCCACCAGCGCGACAACCACCGGCTCATCGAGACGCTGACCAGGCTGCGCGACCTGGGCAACACGCTCATCGTCGTCGAGCACGACGAGGACACCATCGCCGTCGCCGACTGGGTGGTCGACATCGGCCCCGGCGCCGGCGAGCACGGCGGTCACGTGGTGCACAGCGGGTCCGTCGAGGAGCTGCGCACGCACCCGGACTCCCTGACCGGCCAGTACATCTCCGGGCGCCGGAGCATCCCGGTCCCTGCCCGGCGTCGTCCCCAGGACGGCCGCGTGGTGACCGTGCGCGGCGCGCGGGAGAACAACCTGCGCAACATCGACGTGTCGTTCCCCCTGGGCAACCTGGTCGCCGTGACCGGCGTGTCCGGCTCGGGCAAGTCCACGCTGGTCAACGACATCCTCTACCACGTCATGGCCAACCAGCTCAACGGCGCGCGTCACGTGCCGGGGCGCCACCGGCGGGTCGAGGGGCTGGAGGAGCTCGACAAGGTCGTGCACGTCGACCAGAGCCCGATCGGCCGCACGCCGCGCAGCAACCCGGCGACCTACACCGGCGTCTTCGACCACGTCCGCAAGCTCTTCGCCGAGACGACCGAGGCGAAGGTGCGCGGCTACCTGCCCGGCCGCTTCTCGTTCAACGTCAAGGGCGGCCGGTGCGAGGCCTGCTCGGGCGACGGCACGCTGAAGATCGAGATGAACTTCCTGCCGGACGTCTACGTCCCGTGCGAGGTGTGCCACGGCCGCCGCTACAACCGCGAGACCCTCGAGGTGCACTTCAAGGGCAAGACGATCGCCGACGTCCTCGACATGCCGATCGAGGAGGCGGCCGAGTTCTTCGCCGCGGTGCCCGTCATCAGCCGGCACCTGACGACGCTGGTGCAGGTCGGCCTCGGCTACGTGCGCCTCGGCCAGCCCGCCACGACGCTCTCCGGCGGCGAGGCGCAGCGGGTCAAGCTCGCCTCCGAGCTCCAGAAGCGGTCGTCGGGGCGCACCATCTACGTGCTCGACGAGCCGACCACCGGCCTGCACTTCGAGGACATCAACAGGCTCCTCGGCGTCCTGCAGGGCCTGGTCGACAAGGGCAACACGGTGATCGTCATCGAGCACAACCTCGACGTCATCAAGTCGGCCGACTGGATCGTCGACATGGGGCCCGAGGGTGGCAACGGGGGCGGTACCGTCGTCGTCGAGGGCACGCCCGAGACGGTGGCCGCCCACCCCACCAGCCACACCGGTGCCTTCCTGGCGCCGCTGCTCGAGGCCGGGAGCGGTCCGGTGCGCCAGAACCGTCGTCGCACCAGCGCCTGA
- the gltB gene encoding glutamate synthase large subunit: MSSTTYTRSAVSGPPGQGLYDGAHEHDACGVAFVAMLDGVPRHSVVQQALTALHNLDHRGAVGSEENTGDGAGILTQLPDAFFRDELPFELPEQGRYAAGIVFLPADSADAVQAEVDEIVAASGLQVLGWRDVPVVSDMVGPTALSVMPVMRQLFVTGAGEAATESGLDLERRVWLARKRIERRTAAYPVSLSSRTITYKGMLTTDQLPAYFPDLLDARYASALAVVHSRFSTNTFPSWPLAHPYRMIAHNGEINTVKGNRNWMNARQSRLESDAFPGPLADALPICTPEASDSATFDEVLELLHLGGRSLPHAVLMMIPEAWENHATIDPDVQAFYEYHSMLMEPWDGPANLVFTDGTLVGSVLDRNGLRPSRYWVTDDGLVVLGSETGLLPIPDEKVVRKGRVKPGRMFLVDLAKGEIVDDDALKRELAARAPYREWLDANLVRLETLPDQVHVRHTHASVARRQQIFGYTEEELRILLAPMAQSGTEPIGAMGTDTPIAAISDRPRLLFDYFVEAFAQVTNPPLDAIREEIVTSLVGSTGPEPNLLEETPAHARQVVLDFPVIDNDQLAKLRRLNISGHQDLGATVVRGLYRVDGGAAALESRLEEICAEVDAAVEAGAFFVVLSDRHADREHAPIPSLLLTSAVHHHLVRNNTRTRVGLLVEAGDVREVHHVALLVAYGAAAVNPYLAMESVETLCSAGKQLDGLDPDVAIRNLIKALGKGVLKVMSKMGISTIASYRGAQTFEAVGLSRELVDRWFTGTTSQIDGVGLEVLAQEVALRHATAYPLSGIPPYHRTLDIGGEYQWRREGPPHLFSPEAVFRLQHSTKAQRYDVFQQYTQLVDDQSERLMTLRGLFSLRPDREPVPIEEVEPISSIVTRFATGAMSYGSISQEAHETLAIAMNRLGGKSNTGEGGEDVERLLDPERRSAIKQVASGRFGVTSAYLTHADDIQIKMAQGAKPGEGGQLPPGKVYPWVAKTRHSTPGVGLISPPPHHDIYSIEDLKQLIHDLKNANPRARIHVKLVSQVGVGTVAAGVAKAKSDVVLISGHDGGTGASPLTSLKHAGTPWELGLAETQQTLLLNGLRDRIVVQCDGQLKTGRDVLVAALLGAEEFGFATAPLVVSGCVMMRVCHLDTCPVGVATQNPELRDRYTGKAEHVVTFFEFIAQQVRELLASLGYRSLDEVIGRADLLDTSRALEHWKAQGLELAPVLHVPDLPEGASRRSAVPQDHGLEAALDNQLVEAARPALEDGTPVTASFPVTNVNRTVGTLLGHHVTRAAGPDGLPDGTIDLTFTGSAGQSFGAFLPRGVTLRLVGDANDFVGKGLSGGRIVVRPPEVAPLDGDQVIAGNVICYGATSGQVNLRGTVGERFCVRNSGATAVVEGVGDHALEYMTGGRALILGPTGRNIGAGMSGGTAFVLDLDPALVNPLAAAGKDLHLDPLTETGHVEEVRALIAEHLELTGSSTAAALLADDDWAQRITVITPRQYASVLRIRREVEERGEDPNGPHAWQLILEDSHG, from the coding sequence ATGTCCTCGACGACGTACACGCGTTCCGCCGTCTCCGGCCCACCGGGCCAGGGGCTCTACGACGGCGCCCACGAGCACGACGCCTGCGGTGTCGCCTTCGTGGCGATGCTCGACGGGGTTCCCCGCCACTCGGTCGTGCAGCAGGCGCTGACCGCGCTGCACAACCTCGACCACCGCGGTGCCGTCGGCTCCGAGGAGAACACCGGCGACGGCGCCGGGATCCTCACCCAGCTGCCGGACGCCTTCTTCCGCGACGAACTGCCCTTCGAGCTGCCCGAGCAGGGCCGCTACGCCGCGGGCATCGTCTTCCTGCCCGCCGACTCCGCCGACGCGGTGCAGGCCGAGGTCGACGAGATCGTCGCCGCCTCCGGCCTGCAGGTGCTCGGGTGGCGCGACGTCCCCGTCGTCTCCGACATGGTCGGTCCCACCGCCCTGTCCGTCATGCCCGTCATGCGCCAGCTGTTCGTCACCGGCGCGGGCGAGGCGGCGACCGAGAGCGGCCTCGACCTCGAGCGTCGGGTGTGGCTGGCCCGCAAGCGGATCGAGCGGCGCACCGCGGCCTACCCCGTCTCGCTGTCCTCGCGCACCATCACCTACAAGGGGATGCTCACCACCGACCAGCTGCCGGCCTACTTCCCGGACCTGCTCGACGCGCGCTACGCGAGCGCCCTCGCGGTCGTGCACTCGCGCTTCTCCACCAACACCTTCCCGTCGTGGCCGCTGGCCCACCCCTACCGGATGATCGCCCACAACGGCGAGATCAACACCGTCAAGGGCAACCGCAACTGGATGAACGCGCGCCAGTCGCGCCTGGAGAGCGACGCCTTCCCCGGTCCGCTCGCCGACGCGCTGCCGATCTGCACGCCCGAGGCCAGTGACTCGGCGACCTTCGACGAGGTCCTGGAGCTGCTGCACCTGGGCGGCCGGTCGCTCCCCCACGCGGTGCTCATGATGATCCCGGAGGCGTGGGAGAACCACGCCACCATCGACCCCGACGTCCAGGCGTTCTACGAGTACCACTCGATGCTCATGGAGCCCTGGGACGGCCCGGCCAACCTGGTCTTCACCGACGGCACCCTCGTCGGCTCCGTCCTCGACCGCAACGGCCTGCGCCCGTCCCGCTACTGGGTGACCGACGACGGCCTGGTCGTGCTCGGCTCCGAGACCGGTCTGCTGCCGATCCCCGACGAGAAGGTCGTGCGCAAGGGTCGCGTCAAGCCCGGCCGCATGTTCCTCGTCGACCTCGCGAAGGGCGAGATCGTCGACGACGACGCGCTCAAGCGCGAGCTCGCCGCCCGCGCCCCCTACCGCGAGTGGCTCGACGCCAACCTGGTCCGCCTGGAGACCCTGCCCGACCAGGTGCACGTCCGGCACACCCACGCGTCCGTGGCCCGCCGTCAGCAGATCTTCGGCTACACCGAGGAGGAGCTGCGCATCCTGCTCGCGCCGATGGCGCAGAGCGGCACCGAGCCCATCGGCGCGATGGGCACCGACACGCCCATCGCAGCCATCTCCGACCGGCCGCGCCTGCTCTTCGACTACTTCGTCGAGGCGTTCGCGCAGGTCACCAACCCGCCGCTCGACGCGATCCGCGAGGAGATCGTCACCTCCCTCGTCGGCTCGACCGGCCCGGAGCCGAACCTGCTCGAGGAGACCCCGGCGCACGCCCGCCAGGTCGTCCTGGACTTCCCCGTCATCGACAACGACCAGCTGGCCAAGCTGCGCCGCCTCAACATCTCCGGGCACCAGGACCTCGGCGCGACCGTGGTCCGCGGCCTCTACCGCGTCGACGGCGGCGCCGCCGCGCTCGAGAGCCGCCTGGAGGAGATCTGCGCCGAGGTGGACGCGGCCGTCGAGGCCGGCGCCTTCTTCGTCGTCCTCTCCGACCGGCACGCCGACCGCGAGCACGCGCCGATCCCGTCGCTGCTGCTGACCAGCGCGGTCCACCACCACCTGGTCCGCAACAACACCCGCACCCGGGTCGGCCTGCTCGTCGAGGCCGGCGACGTCCGCGAGGTGCACCACGTGGCCCTGCTCGTCGCCTACGGCGCCGCCGCGGTCAACCCCTACCTCGCCATGGAGTCGGTGGAGACGCTGTGCTCGGCCGGCAAGCAGCTGGACGGGCTCGACCCCGACGTCGCGATCCGCAACCTCATCAAGGCGCTGGGCAAGGGCGTGCTCAAGGTGATGTCCAAGATGGGCATCTCCACCATCGCCTCCTACCGCGGCGCGCAGACCTTCGAGGCCGTGGGCCTGTCCCGCGAGCTGGTCGACCGGTGGTTCACCGGCACGACCAGCCAGATCGACGGGGTCGGGCTCGAGGTGCTCGCCCAGGAGGTCGCGCTGCGGCACGCCACGGCCTACCCCCTCTCGGGCATCCCGCCCTACCACCGCACCCTCGACATCGGTGGCGAGTACCAGTGGCGCCGGGAGGGTCCGCCGCACCTCTTCTCCCCCGAGGCGGTCTTCCGCCTGCAGCACTCGACGAAGGCGCAGCGCTACGACGTCTTCCAGCAGTACACGCAGCTGGTGGACGACCAGTCCGAGCGGCTGATGACCCTGCGCGGGCTGTTCTCGCTGCGTCCCGACCGGGAGCCGGTGCCGATCGAGGAGGTCGAGCCGATCAGCTCGATCGTCACGCGCTTCGCGACCGGTGCCATGTCCTACGGCTCCATCTCCCAGGAGGCGCACGAGACCCTCGCGATCGCGATGAACCGGCTGGGCGGCAAGTCCAACACCGGTGAGGGCGGCGAGGACGTCGAGCGCCTGCTCGACCCCGAGCGTCGCTCGGCGATCAAGCAGGTGGCCTCGGGCCGGTTCGGCGTCACCTCGGCCTACCTGACCCACGCCGACGACATCCAGATCAAGATGGCCCAGGGAGCCAAGCCGGGCGAGGGCGGCCAGCTGCCCCCCGGCAAGGTCTACCCGTGGGTGGCGAAGACCCGGCACTCCACGCCGGGCGTCGGGCTCATCTCGCCCCCGCCCCACCACGACATCTACTCGATCGAGGACCTCAAGCAGCTCATCCACGACCTCAAGAACGCCAACCCCCGGGCGCGCATCCACGTCAAGCTCGTCAGCCAGGTCGGCGTCGGCACCGTGGCGGCGGGCGTGGCCAAGGCCAAGTCGGACGTCGTCCTCATCTCCGGCCACGACGGCGGTACCGGCGCCAGCCCGCTCACCTCGCTCAAGCACGCGGGCACCCCGTGGGAGCTCGGCCTGGCCGAGACGCAGCAGACGCTGCTGCTCAACGGGCTGCGTGACCGGATCGTCGTGCAGTGCGACGGCCAGCTCAAGACCGGGCGGGACGTGCTCGTCGCGGCCCTGCTCGGCGCCGAGGAGTTCGGCTTCGCCACCGCCCCGCTGGTGGTGTCCGGCTGCGTGATGATGCGGGTCTGCCACCTCGACACCTGCCCCGTCGGCGTCGCGACGCAGAACCCCGAGCTGCGCGACCGCTACACCGGCAAGGCCGAGCACGTGGTCACCTTCTTCGAGTTCATCGCCCAGCAGGTGCGCGAGCTCCTGGCCTCGCTCGGCTACCGCAGCCTGGACGAGGTCATCGGTCGCGCCGACCTGCTCGACACCTCCAGGGCCCTGGAGCACTGGAAGGCGCAGGGCCTGGAGCTGGCCCCGGTCCTGCACGTGCCGGACCTGCCCGAGGGGGCCTCCCGCCGCAGCGCGGTCCCCCAGGACCACGGCCTGGAGGCGGCGCTGGACAACCAGCTCGTCGAGGCCGCGCGACCGGCCCTCGAGGACGGCACGCCGGTCACCGCGTCCTTCCCGGTGACCAACGTCAACCGCACGGTCGGCACCCTGCTCGGGCACCACGTCACCCGCGCGGCCGGGCCGGACGGCCTGCCGGACGGCACGATCGACCTGACCTTCACCGGCTCCGCCGGCCAGTCCTTCGGCGCCTTCCTGCCGCGGGGCGTGACCCTGCGTCTGGTGGGCGACGCCAACGACTTCGTGGGCAAGGGCCTCTCGGGCGGCCGGATCGTCGTCCGCCCGCCGGAGGTGGCGCCGCTGGACGGCGACCAGGTCATCGCCGGCAACGTCATCTGCTACGGCGCGACGTCCGGCCAGGTCAACCTGCGGGGCACGGTCGGCGAGCGCTTCTGCGTCCGCAACTCCGGCGCGACCGCGGTCGTGGAGGGTGTGGGCGACCACGCCCTCGAGTACATGACCGGCGGCCGGGCCCTCATCCTGGGCCCGACCGGCCGGAACATCGGCGCCGGCATGTCGGGCGGCACGGCCTTCGTGCTCGACCTCGACCCCGCCCTCGTCAACCCGCTGGCCGCCGCCGGCAAGGACCTGCACCTCGACCCGCTGACCGAGACCGGGCACGTGGAGGAGGTCCGCGCGCTGATCGCCGAGCACCTCGAGCTCACGGGCAGCAGCACCGCCGCCGCCCTGCTCGCCGACGACGACTGGGCGCAGCGCATCACCGTCATCACCCCCCGCCAGTACGCGAGCGTCCTGCGCATCCGCCGCGAGGTGGAGGAGCGCGGCGAGGACCCCAACGGCCCGCACGCCTGGCAGCTCATCCTGGAGGACTCGCATGGCTGA